In Musa acuminata AAA Group cultivar baxijiao chromosome BXJ2-3, Cavendish_Baxijiao_AAA, whole genome shotgun sequence, the following proteins share a genomic window:
- the LOC103977111 gene encoding uncharacterized protein LOC103977111, with the protein MALGKLTIVLGAGLIGSMLTKDRNLSDITHLFSGAFRVFTKHLQQDKDNPRSTSKPQTDSLLAQVNTLREELQLLASSRSVTIVTGDGSDSRRNRVTAIIVVGALGYVFIWWKGWKLSDMMFVTRRGLSDACTRVGKQLELLSSSIAAAKRQISSRMDRVDSNLDECKELAAATKCEVSQLHGDLSLFHTEVESVHRAVQTLETKLGRIEGSQDFATRGVYQLCQFVERLEQGRNQEFLQDSPTTSHRAIELPQTSSVVARTSSLPPLAVESPSPSSASPSIALESPRILRSSTAVSASGLKELQEISNAIKPGSMKSNMMSGNTSEVSNGTTEVSNGTTEEPNGIAPSSNRSIWKSTEEQNSAVPSSSRSMWKLPSISFLSRTRSSAT; encoded by the exons ATGGCGCTTGGGAAGCTCACCATCGTCCTCGGAGCGG GTTTAATTGGGTCCATGCTTACGAAGGATAGGAATCTATCTGATATTACACACCTTTTTTCTGGTGCTTTCAGG GTTTTTACGAAGCACCTGCAACAAGATAAAGACAACCCTCGGTCCACTAGCAAGCCCCAAACTGATTCTCTGTTAGCTCAG GTTAATACACTTCGAGAGGAGCTGCAACTCTTGGCATCATCAAGATCAGTTACAATTGTTACTGGTGATGGATCAG ATTCCAGAAGAAACAGGGTAACAGCCATTATTGTTGTTGGAGCTCTTGGATATGTATTTatatggtggaag GGATGGAAACTTTCAGACATGATGTTTGTGACACGGCGTGGCTTATCTGATGCTTGCACTCGTGTAGGCAAGCAATTGGAGCTACTTTCATCATCTATTGCA GCTGCCAAGCGACAGATATCTTCAAGAATGGATCGTGTAGACAGTAATTTGGACGAGTGTAAGGAGCTTGCTGCTGCTACCAAATGTGAG GTCTCACAACTGCATGGGGATTTAAGTCTGTTCCATACTGAAGTTGAATCTGTTCACCGTGCTGTCCAGACTCTG GAGACAAAGCTTGGACGAATAGAGGGAAGTCAG GACTTTGCGACCAGAGGAGTCTATCAGCTTTGCCAGTTTGTTGAGAGATTGGAACAGGGAAGAAACCAAGAGTTTCTTCAG GACTCACCAACCACTTCTCATCGAGCTATTGAACTTCCACAAACTTCTTCAGTAGTGGCAAGG ACGAGTTCTTTGCCACCTTTAGCAGTAGaatcaccatcaccatcatcaGCATCGCCGTCTATTGCTCTTGAGAGCCCTAGG ATTCTGCGATCATCAACTGCTGTATCAGCTTCAGGCCTAAAG GAGCTGCAGGAGATTTCAAATGCAATTAAACCAGGAAGCATGAAATCAAATATGATGTCTGGAAATACCTCTGAAGTTTCCAATGGAACTACTGAAGTCTCCAATGGAACTACTGAAGAACCAAATGGCATTGCACCAAGTTCCAATCGGTCCATCTGGAAGTCTACGGAGGAACAAAACAGTGCTGTGCCAAGTTCCAGCCGGTCCATGTGGAAGTTGCCAAGCATCAGTTTTCTCTCGAGAACCCGCAGTTCTGCTACCTAA
- the LOC103977110 gene encoding putative pentatricopeptide repeat-containing protein At5g52630 — MASLPSLAISGTPHKLDADVRKLSPASVPLEKRLSYQRSPPTADGSWEASVQPLDAREALALLREGTGVESAFYVPFLQQCVETRSLPDAQVIHAHIIKTGTHEEAFVSTSLVDVYMKCGAPYHARKLFDTLPRRNVVTWTALITGYVRNSEPENAILVFVRLLESGCYPTNYTLGAVLSACCARYSIELGRQVHGYMVKYGIESETSMGNSLCSLYSKCGSLESSVKAFRRIPDKNVISWTSIISACGDNGDTELGVTLFADMLSEDVEPNEYTLTSALSLCCMLQDLSLGKQIHSFCIKFGCESQLPVKNSIMYLYLKCEEINEARRLFNEMDTVSLITWNAMIAGHAQIMNLAKDDMAAHHSGFEALKVFQKLNRSGMKPDLYSFSSILTVCSGLLAIEQGEQIHAQTIKSGYLSDVVVSSALVNMYNKCGCIDDATKAFVEMSTRTLISWTSMLTGYSQHGRSKEAIQLFEDMRLVGVRPNQITFVGVLSACSHAGMVDEAEYYFNMMKNEYGIKPVMDHYACMVDMFVRQGRLEDAFAFVKKMNFEPNEIIWSILIAGCRSHGNVDLGFYAAERLLELKPKGIETYILLLNMYISAERWQDVSRVRKVMKNENIGSIRDRSWISIKDKVYFFRANDRSHPQSAEMYALLESLLQKATCLGYVPYKSVELSDKEDEENSVGSAAATHHSERLAIAFGLINTTEGTTIRVVKNITMCRDCHNSVKFFSILTKREIIVRDSKRLHRFTDGRCSCGDFGALLL; from the exons ATGGCGTCTCTGCCGTCTCTTGCCATCAGTGGCACCCCCCACAAGCTCGACGCCGACGTCCGAAAGCTCTCTCCCGCATCTGTTCCCCTCGAAAag AGGCTGTCCTACCAGAGAAGTCCCCCGACGGCGGACGGTAGCTGGGAGGCGTCGGTGCAGCCTCTTGACGCGCGAGAAGCCCTCGCCCTGCTAAGAGAGGGAACCGGCGTCGAGTCGGCCTTTTATGTTCCCTTTCTGCAACAATGCGTCGAAACCAGGTCACTCCCTGATGCACAAGTTATCCATGCCCATATTATAAAGACCGGCACTCATGAGGAGGCCTTCGTATCGACATCTCTCGTCGATGTGTATATGAAATGTGGTGCCCCCTATCATGCCCGTAAGCTTTTTGATACATTACCTCGGAGGAATGTTGTCACTTGGACCGCATTGATCACTGGTTACGTTCGCAATTCAGAGCCTGAGAATGCGATTCTGGTATTTGTTCGGTTGCTGGAATCAGGGTGTTATCCTACGAACTATACGCTAGGAGCTGTTCTGAGCGCATGTTGTGCTCGGTACTCGATTGAGCTCGGCAGGCAAGTTCATGGATATATGGTCAAGTACGGGATCGAGTCCGAAACAAGCATGGGCAACTCGCTTTGCAGCTTGTACTCTAAATGCGGCAGCTTGGAGTCTTCGGTGAAAGCATTTCGAAGAATCCCCGACAAGAATGTGATATCTTGGACGTCCATCATATCTGCTTGTGGTGATAATGGTGATACCGAATTGGGCGTGACATTGTTTGCCGATATGCTTTCGGAAGATGTTGAGCCGAATGAGTACACATTGACCAGTGCTCTCAGCTTGTGCTGCATGTTACAGGATCTCAGTCTTGGAAAGCAAATCCACTCTTTCTGCATCAAGTTTGGGTGTGAATCACAGCTTCCTGTAAAGAATTCGATCATGTATTTGTATTTAAAATGCGAGGAGATTAATGAGGCGAGGAGATTGTTCAATGAGATGGACACAGTTAGCCTGATTACATGGAATGCGATGATTGCAGGACATGCTCAAATAATGAATTTGGCGAAGGATGATATGGCAGCCCATCATAGTGGCTTTGAAGCGCTTAAAGTGTTTCAGAAGCTTAATCGATCAGGAATGAAACCTGATCTGTACAGCTTTTCAAGTATTCTTACTGTTTGCAGTGGTCTTCTGGCCATAGAACAAGGGGAACAAATTCATGCTCAGACCATCAAAAGCGGGTATTTGTCAGATGTAGTCGTCAGCAGTGCGCTAGTGAATATGTACAACAAATGTGGTTGCATCGACGATGCGACCAAAGCATTTGTGGAGATGTCAACAAGGACCTTGATATCTTGGACTTCTATGCTTACTGGCTACTCCCAGCATGGCCGTTCCAAGGAAGCAATACAGCTTTTCGAGGACATGAGGTTGGTTGGTGTAAGGCCTAACCAAATCACATTTGTTGGTGTGTTGTCTGCCTGTAGTCATGCAGGCATGGTTGATGAGGCTGAGTACTATTTCAACATGATGAAGAATGAATATGGTATCAAGCCTGTCATGGACCATTATGCTTGTATGGTTGATATGTTTGTGAGGCAGGGACGATTGGAGGATGCTTTtgcttttgtgaagaaaatgaatTTTGAGCCAAATGAGATAATATGGTCGATCCTGATTGCTGGTTGTCGAAGCCATGGTAACGTGGATCTAGGATTCTATGCAGCTGAGAGGCTGCTAGAGCTCAAACCTAAAGGGATCGAGACGTACATATTGTTGTTGAATATGTATATATCAGCTGAGAGATGGCAGGACGTTTCAAGAGTGAGAAAGGTGATGAAAAATGAGAACATTGGCAGCATCAGAGACAGGAGCTGGATTAGCATCAAAGACAAAGTCTATTTCTTCAGGGCTAATGATAGATCCCACCCACAGAGTGCGGAGATGTATGCATTGTTGGAGAGCTTGCTCCAGAAAGCAACATGTCTGGGATATGTACCTTACAAGAGTGTTGAGTTGTCTGACAAAGAAGATGAAGAAAACTCAGTTGGTTCCGCTGCTGCTACACACCATAGTGAAAGATTGGCTATTGCCTTTGGACTGATAAATACGACAGAGGGTACGACCATAAGGGTTGTCAAGAATATCACAATGTGCAGGGACTGTCATAATTCTGTGAAGTTCTTCTCAATTCTAACCAAAAGAGAGATCATCGTAAGGGATAGTAAGCGGCTACACAGGTTCACGGATGGCAGATGTTCGTGCGGGGATTTTGGTGCTCTTCTACTATGA